From a single Accipiter gentilis chromosome 8, bAccGen1.1, whole genome shotgun sequence genomic region:
- the CLCC1 gene encoding chloride channel CLIC-like protein 1, translating to MLCALVLCAVVLIGSGKVQNDEWIDPTDMLNYDAASGTMRRPYKANYHDSEDKTVDTVSTEILSSCSREVDSLQQKIADCEKRNAKSRESRSFYIFKRYLNKILNEAGKLGLPEENMGHVHYDAEIILTKQTYLEILRFLNEETWQSGAVDDALSDILINFKHHDYKAWHWRFEDTFGIDLYNMFLILLCLVCIVTVIATELWTHIHWFVQLKRVLLISFFISFAWNWLYLYKLAFAQHQAEIAKMGQFDNVCAEKLDWGESLIEWLRSKWTFQDDPCQKYYETLLVNPVLLVPPTKALAITFTNFVTEPLKHIGQGIGEFIKALMKEIPFILQVPVLIMMALAVLAFCYGAGSSVSVLRYLTSSQKKSLPPPNSQQEKIAFGQYDGNKSDGYYLQKLPYDYGGPYDRGDAPVRPGNGRSPNIVHTSHEPETQVEESHKPEPGNRLHTESEVCRLETITAENLTEEHALEQQKQETGKAKRETAENCDPNKNLDGKSSAVEPREEKKKSSSCDSEEGD from the exons ATGCTGTGTGCTTTGGTATTGTGTGCAGTTGTGCTAATAGGGAGCGGTAAAGTTCAAAACGATGAATGGATTGACCCCACGGATATGCTCAATTACGATGCTGCATCAGGAACAATGAGAAGACCTTACAAG GCAAACTATCATGACTCTGAGGATAAGACTGTGGATACAGTCAGTACTGAAATCTTATCAAGTTGTTCCAGGGAAGTAGATTCCTTGCAACAGAAG ATTGCAGATTGTGAGAAGAGGAATGCCAAATCACGTGAAAGTCgtagcttttatatttttaagcgATACTTGAATAAGATTTTAAATGAAGCTGGAAAACTTGGCCTT CCTGAGGAAAACATGGGCCACGTCCATTATGATGCTGAGATCATCCTTACAAAACAGACATATTTGGAGATCCTCAGGTTTCTCAATGAGGAAACTTGGCAGTCAGGTGCCGTGGATGATGCACTTAGTGATATTTTGATCAATTTTAAGCACCATGATTACAAAGCTTGGCACTGGAGATTTGAAGACACTTTTGGTATTGACCTATATAATATGTTTCTG atactCTTGTGCTTAGTGTGCATTGTAACTGTAATAGCTACAGAGCTCTGGACACATATTCATTGGTTTGTTCAGCTAAAACGTGTTCTATTAATAAgttttttcatcagttttgcaTGGAATTGGCTTTACTTGTATAAG CTGGCCTTTGCACAGCATCAAGCAGAAATTGCGAAAATGGGGCAGTTTGATAACGTCTGTGCTGAGAAGTTGGACTGGGGAGAAAGTCTTATTG AATGGCTCAGAAGTAAATGGACATTTCAGGACGATCCCTGTCAGAAGTACTATGAAACTCTACTAGTAAATCCTGTTTTGCTGGTTCCACCGACAAAG gCATTGGCAATTACTTTCACCAACTTCGTAACTGAGCCTTTGAAGCACATAGGACAAGGTATTGGTGAATTCATCAAAGCACTAATGAAGGAGATACCATTCATTCTGCAGGTTCCAGTGCTTATTATGATGGCTCTGGCTGTCCTG GCTTTCTGCTATGGTGCAGGATCATCAGTGTCTGTGTTAAGATACTTAACATCTTCTCAGAAGAAAAGTCTTCCTCCACCCAACAGTCAACAGGAGAAAATAGCCTTTGGGCAATATGATGGGAATAAATCAGATGGCTATTATTTGCAGAAGCTTCCTTATGATTATGGAGGACCTTACGACAGAGGAGATGCTCCTGTGAGACCAGGAAATGGAAGAAGTCCTAACATCGTGCATACAAGCCATGAGCCAGAAACGCAAGTAGAAGAGTCTCACAAACCCGAACCTGGT AATAGATTGCACACTGAGTCAGAAGTTTGTAGACTAGAAACTATCACAGCTGAAAACCTTACTGAAGAACATGCACTCGAGCAGCAGAAACAGGAGACAGGCAAAGCAAAGCGAGAGACTGCAGAAAACTGTGATCCTAATAAAAACCTAGACGGGAAAAGTTCTGCAGTGGAACCacgtgaagagaagaaaaagagcagtTCATGTGACTCAGAGGAAGGAGACTAA